A part of Candidatus Electrothrix aestuarii genomic DNA contains:
- a CDS encoding YifB family Mg chelatase-like AAA ATPase, whose product MLSKTLSGAVAGVDGLIVRVEVDLALGLPGFFTVGLAEGAVRESKDRVKAAIKNSGYEFPSRRITVNLAPAAVKKEGAGYDLPIALGILAASGSLTCPELEETAVVGELSLDGAVRPVRGVLPMVLEARQHRIKRFLVPADNAHEAAVVSGIEIIAVQSLRQAVDFLAGQQSIAPSRTDVQALFSRRNQYSVDFSEVRGQEHAKRSFEVAAAGGHNILLSGVPGTGKTMMARRLPTILPDLCLEEALETTKIYSTTGLLPEDMPLLVTRPFRTPHHTISDAGLIGGGRIPRPGEVSLAHNGVLFLDEMPEFRKHVLEVMRQPLEDGVVTIARAAASLRFPANFMLVAAMNPCPCGFLGDKVKKCTCTPIQVQRYRGQLSGPLLDRIDMHVEVPPVQVEEISTQKPGESSEQIRARVNTARRVQQKRFAAVSFINCNAQMGSRQIEKFCPLDQQGKTLLNNAIDRLGLSARAYHRIIKISRTIADLAGAEQIDVAHVAEAVQYRRQQFDVG is encoded by the coding sequence ATGCTCTCCAAAACACTCAGCGGTGCCGTCGCGGGTGTCGACGGTCTTATAGTTCGTGTGGAAGTTGATCTGGCCTTGGGGCTGCCCGGTTTTTTCACGGTTGGGCTGGCTGAGGGAGCAGTACGTGAATCCAAGGATCGGGTAAAAGCGGCAATAAAAAACTCGGGCTATGAGTTTCCATCACGCAGGATAACGGTGAACCTGGCCCCGGCAGCGGTGAAAAAGGAAGGAGCAGGCTATGATTTGCCCATTGCCTTAGGCATCCTTGCTGCCTCGGGTTCCTTGACCTGTCCTGAGCTGGAGGAGACCGCTGTTGTCGGAGAGCTTTCCCTTGACGGTGCTGTTCGACCGGTCCGTGGTGTTCTTCCTATGGTGTTGGAAGCAAGGCAGCATAGAATTAAGCGTTTTCTGGTTCCTGCGGATAATGCCCACGAGGCGGCAGTGGTTAGCGGCATTGAGATCATTGCGGTGCAAAGCCTGCGGCAGGCCGTGGACTTTCTTGCCGGACAACAGAGTATTGCACCGTCTCGAACCGACGTGCAGGCCTTATTTTCCAGACGGAATCAATACTCCGTGGATTTTTCAGAGGTGCGCGGGCAGGAACATGCCAAACGTTCCTTTGAGGTGGCAGCAGCTGGGGGGCATAACATCTTGCTCAGCGGAGTTCCCGGCACTGGCAAGACCATGATGGCCCGGAGGCTACCCACTATCCTGCCGGATCTTTGTCTGGAAGAGGCACTGGAAACCACCAAGATCTATTCAACCACAGGCCTACTCCCAGAGGATATGCCCCTGCTGGTGACTCGTCCCTTTCGCACCCCTCATCATACAATTTCCGATGCAGGTCTGATCGGTGGTGGAAGAATTCCCCGCCCTGGCGAGGTCTCCTTAGCCCATAACGGCGTCTTGTTTCTTGACGAGATGCCGGAATTCCGCAAGCATGTTCTGGAGGTTATGCGCCAGCCTTTGGAGGATGGAGTGGTGACCATTGCTAGAGCAGCAGCCAGTCTTCGCTTCCCAGCAAATTTTATGCTGGTCGCTGCTATGAATCCCTGCCCCTGCGGTTTTCTCGGTGATAAGGTGAAAAAATGCACCTGTACACCGATCCAGGTTCAACGCTATCGCGGTCAGCTTTCAGGTCCTCTGCTGGATCGCATTGATATGCATGTGGAGGTTCCTCCTGTGCAGGTAGAGGAGATCAGCACCCAGAAGCCTGGGGAGTCTTCTGAACAAATCCGTGCCAGGGTTAATACCGCGCGTAGGGTACAGCAAAAACGTTTTGCTGCGGTGTCGTTTATCAACTGCAATGCGCAAATGGGCTCCCGGCAAATTGAAAAATTTTGCCCCTTAGATCAGCAGGGAAAGACTCTTCTCAATAATGCAATTGACCGACTCGGCCTGTCTGCACGGGCTTATCATCGGATCATAAAGATTTCTCGTACCATTGCCGATCTTGCCGGAGCTGAGCAAATTGATGTCGCGCATGTTGCTGAGGCTGTGCAGTATCGGCGGCAGCAGTTTGATGTAGGGTGA
- a CDS encoding lipopolysaccharide biosynthesis protein, producing the protein MKLKELVIKGVLWNFSDKIFNQFGTFLVTIYLSRILTPGDFGLVGLLTVFIAISNIVIDGGFYQALVQKSHHLKDIETSTVFWSNLSISFFLYIFLFFISPYLAVFFKEPELSSTARVLFVVIIINSYSIAAKAKLAILVDFKSQAIANISGTFVGSIVAIIAANNGLGFWSIVLLALVKSFITTIVMCRLSFWKPKMEFSIIAFRELFKFGSNLMISGLVATLVSNLYLVVIAKYFNTDQAGYFIQASNITNALSGILSSVIQGVSYPILTSLNNQPSRMILIYKKLIEVTALFSFPVMFGFAVVAEDFTQIFLGEKWAPIVPLLSFMAFARIVTPISSINMNILNAVGRSDLFLLIDISKLPLTLSVLFFVLPYGIKAVAGAMIFTSFIAFFINSYFPGKMFSFGPIKQIELFLKYILSSVVMIAVVNIVNLEFEIILFFMKIFTGFFIYTSMLLLFKEKYIISVIRKVKKYI; encoded by the coding sequence ATGAAGCTCAAAGAGCTGGTCATTAAAGGAGTATTGTGGAATTTTTCTGATAAAATTTTTAATCAATTCGGAACGTTTTTAGTAACAATATACTTATCTCGAATTCTTACTCCGGGTGATTTTGGTTTAGTTGGTTTACTTACTGTATTTATTGCTATTTCCAATATTGTCATAGATGGTGGATTTTATCAAGCTCTTGTACAAAAAAGCCACCATTTAAAAGATATTGAAACTTCGACAGTTTTTTGGAGTAATTTATCAATTTCTTTTTTTTTATATATATTTCTTTTTTTTATTTCTCCTTATCTTGCTGTTTTTTTTAAAGAACCAGAGCTGTCATCGACGGCTAGAGTTTTATTTGTCGTTATTATTATCAATTCATATTCAATTGCAGCAAAAGCCAAACTTGCAATACTTGTCGATTTTAAAAGCCAAGCGATTGCTAATATTTCAGGAACATTTGTCGGCTCAATAGTAGCTATTATAGCAGCAAACAATGGGCTTGGGTTCTGGTCTATCGTTCTGTTAGCATTAGTTAAATCTTTTATAACAACCATTGTAATGTGTAGACTTTCATTTTGGAAGCCTAAAATGGAATTTTCTATAATTGCGTTTAGAGAGCTATTTAAATTTGGATCAAATTTAATGATATCGGGGCTTGTTGCAACGTTAGTTAGCAATTTATACTTAGTTGTAATAGCTAAATACTTTAATACAGATCAAGCTGGTTATTTTATTCAAGCTTCTAATATTACAAATGCTCTGTCAGGAATACTGTCATCAGTAATACAGGGGGTTAGTTATCCGATACTGACCTCACTCAATAATCAGCCTAGCAGAATGATCTTAATATATAAAAAATTAATTGAGGTGACGGCACTTTTTTCTTTTCCTGTTATGTTTGGATTCGCAGTGGTAGCCGAAGATTTCACGCAAATTTTTCTTGGAGAAAAGTGGGCACCAATAGTACCATTGTTGTCTTTTATGGCATTTGCTAGAATTGTGACTCCTATTAGCTCAATAAACATGAACATATTAAATGCAGTGGGGAGGTCAGACCTATTTTTATTAATTGATATATCAAAGCTTCCTTTAACGTTGTCTGTTCTATTTTTTGTTTTACCATATGGAATAAAAGCTGTCGCAGGAGCTATGATATTTACCTCTTTTATTGCTTTTTTTATTAATTCTTATTTTCCGGGGAAAATGTTTAGTTTTGGCCCTATAAAACAAATCGAATTATTTTTAAAATATATATTATCTTCAGTTGTAATGATAGCTGTTGTTAATATTGTGAATTTAGAATTTGAAATAATATTATTTTTCATGAAAATTTTCACAGGATTTTTTATATATACTAGCATGTTGCTTTTGTTTAAAGAGAAGTATATCATTAGCGTTATAAGAAAAGTAAAAAAATATATATGA
- a CDS encoding UDP-N-acetylglucosamine diphosphorylase, with amino-acid sequence MKLKELLFDKPRKLFLSRRMAKKHRDFIFHLKGRNKIRVVYLVIHESVWKLDTVFHEMCKDPFFDPVILICPNSYRNRGGFFEELKNTYDFFKRKKYPVISSYSFKETRWIGIKELNPDIVFFTNPHNITFSEYYNHSYKNYLSCYAGYGIPISKYKNYIPQYDQFFHNAMWKIFVQHNEALAISKKIATNKGENVELSGDTKIEELLQTKVVNKGNWKKQKKEKIKMIWAPHHTINSPELPYSNFFEYADFFLEISVKYQDAIQWAFKPHPILKRKLYKVWGVKKTEDYYNFWKINSFTQLEEGEYIDLFWGSTAMIHDSAAFLGEYPFTKKITFYLAKTTSESFLNPFALDALSICYKVYNVKQIEHYLNMLISKKLQNKGVEDFIKRHSDVLGDGMLPSKRITASIKNSLLI; translated from the coding sequence ATGAAGTTGAAAGAATTATTATTTGACAAGCCGAGGAAGTTGTTTCTTTCCCGGAGAATGGCTAAAAAACATAGGGATTTTATTTTTCATCTAAAGGGAAGAAACAAGATAAGAGTTGTCTATCTTGTTATCCATGAAAGTGTGTGGAAACTTGACACAGTTTTTCATGAAATGTGTAAAGATCCTTTTTTTGACCCTGTAATTTTAATTTGTCCAAACAGCTACAGGAATAGGGGGGGATTTTTTGAAGAATTGAAAAATACATATGATTTCTTTAAAAGGAAGAAATATCCTGTCATCAGCTCGTATAGTTTTAAAGAAACTAGATGGATTGGGATAAAGGAACTAAATCCAGATATTGTGTTTTTTACAAATCCTCATAATATTACTTTTTCTGAATATTATAATCATTCATATAAAAATTACCTTTCCTGTTATGCAGGGTATGGGATTCCTATAAGCAAATATAAAAATTATATCCCACAGTACGATCAGTTCTTTCATAATGCTATGTGGAAAATATTTGTGCAACATAATGAGGCGCTAGCCATATCTAAAAAAATAGCAACTAACAAGGGAGAGAATGTTGAATTGTCAGGGGATACTAAGATTGAGGAACTTTTACAAACAAAAGTAGTGAATAAAGGTAATTGGAAGAAACAAAAGAAAGAAAAGATAAAGATGATATGGGCACCTCATCATACAATTAATTCTCCAGAGCTACCGTATTCAAATTTTTTTGAATATGCTGATTTTTTTCTTGAAATTTCTGTAAAATATCAAGACGCCATTCAATGGGCCTTCAAACCCCATCCAATTTTAAAGCGTAAACTTTATAAAGTTTGGGGGGTGAAGAAAACAGAAGATTATTATAATTTTTGGAAGATAAATTCCTTCACACAATTAGAAGAAGGAGAATATATTGATCTTTTTTGGGGATCAACAGCAATGATACACGACTCGGCTGCTTTCTTGGGCGAGTATCCATTTACTAAAAAAATTACATTTTACCTTGCTAAAACAACGAGTGAATCTTTTTTAAATCCATTTGCTTTAGATGCATTGTCAATTTGCTATAAAGTATATAATGTAAAACAGATAGAACATTATCTTAATATGCTTATATCAAAAAAACTCCAAAATAAAGGAGTTGAGGATTTTATTAAGAGACATTCTGATGTTCTTGGAGATGGCATGCTTCCTTCAAAAAGAATAACTGCTTCGATTAAAAATTCTCTTTTGATATAA
- a CDS encoding 16S rRNA (uracil(1498)-N(3))-methyltransferase codes for MNLLLFEQHELHENHVVLKDHREKHIRTVLKLSTGESLRVGMVDGNMGRGKIIRMENKEVELQVQLENLPSSPPDIELILALPRPIMLQRILKQATVLGVRRLHLIRSAKVEKSFFQTPVLEPAKIRELLLEGLSQAVDTRLPEVTIHQRFKPFVQDVLPTLGGYGVLAHPGIKKMLPQISPTLQKEEKILLAIGPEGGWNDFEVENFLEQGFSGFSMGNRILHVDTAVVALLAQLQLLRAMQ; via the coding sequence ATGAATCTTCTTCTTTTCGAGCAACACGAGTTACATGAAAACCACGTAGTCCTGAAAGATCACAGGGAGAAACATATCCGGACCGTCCTTAAGTTGAGCACGGGAGAGAGCCTGCGAGTTGGCATGGTGGATGGCAATATGGGCCGGGGAAAGATTATCCGTATGGAGAATAAGGAAGTGGAATTGCAGGTCCAGCTGGAGAACCTCCCATCCTCGCCTCCTGATATTGAACTTATCCTTGCCCTTCCCCGCCCGATCATGCTTCAACGCATTCTGAAGCAGGCAACCGTCCTGGGGGTACGTCGGCTTCATCTGATCAGATCAGCCAAGGTGGAAAAATCTTTTTTTCAAACCCCGGTATTGGAGCCTGCAAAAATTCGGGAGCTTCTCTTGGAAGGGCTTAGTCAAGCAGTGGATACTCGCTTGCCGGAAGTTACAATTCATCAGCGCTTCAAGCCCTTTGTCCAGGATGTTCTTCCCACCTTGGGGGGCTATGGTGTACTTGCCCACCCTGGAATAAAAAAAATGCTTCCGCAGATCTCTCCTACTTTACAAAAAGAGGAAAAAATCTTGCTGGCAATTGGCCCGGAGGGTGGATGGAATGATTTTGAGGTGGAAAATTTCCTTGAGCAGGGATTTTCAGGATTCTCTATGGGAAACAGAATTCTTCATGTAGATACAGCTGTTGTCGCTTTGCTGGCGCAGTTGCAGCTTCTGAGAGCAATGCAATAG
- a CDS encoding DegT/DnrJ/EryC1/StrS family aminotransferase: protein MKIPFLDLNAAYLELQSEIESAVINSLQSGRYILGPDVEKFEKNFATYCETAYCIGVGNGLDALTLALLAMDVEEGDEVIVPSNTFIATWLAVSRCGAIPVPVEPNEDTYCIEAGNVENAVTSKTKAVVPVHLYGHPVNMDSLLTVAKKYNLRVLEDAAQAHGACYKGKRIGGHGDAAAWSFYPGKNLGALGDAGGVTTNDTELAEKIKALRNYGSKKKYVHQFQGYNSRLDSIQAAVLSVKLRYLDRWNARRIKKAERYHETLIGTELKLPSVQYKWASPVWHQYVVRSTHRNKLRSYLSEHGIDTIVHYPIPPHLQQAYKNDGYYKRGELLATEEMANEVLSLPIGPHLSEKYQEHIIKALLDFYL from the coding sequence ATGAAGATACCATTTCTTGATTTAAATGCTGCGTACCTCGAATTGCAAAGTGAAATTGAGTCTGCAGTTATTAATTCACTGCAATCAGGACGATATATTCTCGGGCCAGATGTCGAAAAATTCGAAAAAAATTTTGCAACCTATTGTGAGACAGCATATTGCATTGGCGTTGGAAATGGTCTTGATGCATTGACACTTGCTTTGCTGGCTATGGATGTGGAGGAGGGGGATGAAGTTATCGTACCAAGCAATACTTTTATTGCAACATGGCTTGCAGTTAGTCGATGCGGTGCAATACCTGTACCGGTTGAACCTAATGAAGACACGTACTGTATTGAAGCAGGTAATGTGGAAAATGCAGTTACTTCAAAGACTAAGGCTGTTGTCCCAGTTCATCTTTATGGACATCCGGTCAATATGGATTCTTTATTAACTGTTGCAAAAAAATATAACCTACGTGTGTTGGAAGATGCTGCCCAAGCTCATGGGGCTTGCTATAAAGGAAAACGCATTGGTGGTCATGGCGATGCTGCTGCTTGGAGTTTTTATCCCGGAAAAAATTTAGGGGCTCTTGGTGATGCAGGTGGAGTTACAACGAATGATACCGAATTGGCAGAAAAAATTAAGGCATTACGTAACTACGGGTCAAAAAAAAAATATGTACATCAATTTCAAGGATACAATAGTCGTCTTGATTCCATACAAGCAGCTGTGTTAAGTGTAAAGCTAAGATATCTTGATAGATGGAATGCAAGAAGAATAAAAAAAGCTGAGCGTTACCATGAAACATTGATTGGAACCGAATTAAAGTTACCCTCTGTTCAATATAAATGGGCATCTCCTGTTTGGCATCAATATGTAGTACGTTCAACTCATCGTAACAAGCTCCGATCATATCTATCTGAGCATGGGATAGATACGATTGTGCATTACCCGATACCTCCCCATCTCCAACAAGCGTACAAGAATGACGGTTATTATAAGCGTGGAGAGTTGTTGGCGACTGAGGAAATGGCAAACGAGGTATTGAGTTTACCTATTGGGCCACATCTTTCTGAAAAATATCAGGAGCACATTATAAAAGCTTTGTTAGATTTTTATTTGTAA
- a CDS encoding HAD-IB family phosphatase → MKFIFDLDGTITEKETLPVIAEYFNIENEIKKMTEMTVKGDIPFIESFIKRVQILGKFSVEKISNLLSDIPLDSKIVDFIYNNKENCIVATGNFEGWIDKLAEKIGCAFFSSEGFVNKNNHVSLTKILKKEDVVSYFQSIGEFVIYIGDGNNDSEAMRRANISIACGTVHYPANSVLASADFAVFDSNALVRLLNQIITDMPGYSVVISCAGVGSRLGLGQTKSLIRFYGKPLIHYQLEYFIEVNDLRIVVGYQAKDMIESVLLKRKDVIFVFNHDYFHTNTGTSLYLGSRYANEYVIAWDGDLLVHPDDIRKCLAKKSEYIGCCVPTTEDAVYVRTNEKNLVTAFSRESGDFEWSGPACIKRNSIRYISGYVYSIIEQILPIPILKITAQDIDTYGDYENALKFIRDYYLGNNAIDCYYNALAEKISSPLETRNQARDSSYYDISLVKRFSGDKLSLLDLGAGTGLLVNKLIDSFRSITVLEKQKKFSHFIINSEKITIINGDLLEFSFLEKYDIVTMFGLMNYFNSSESEYIYRKIFNDALKKGGKLIVKHQMGIEEDVVVNGYSEELRTDYYSEYRSLNNEIKLIEQAGLTVIDTVDIYPPDYNRWPTTHFYALICEAA, encoded by the coding sequence ATGAAATTTATTTTTGACCTAGACGGGACTATTACTGAAAAAGAAACACTCCCTGTTATTGCAGAATATTTTAATATTGAAAATGAAATAAAAAAAATGACAGAAATGACAGTCAAAGGAGATATCCCTTTTATTGAAAGTTTTATTAAAAGAGTACAGATTTTAGGCAAGTTTTCTGTTGAAAAAATTTCAAATCTTCTATCTGATATACCACTTGACAGTAAAATTGTGGATTTTATTTACAATAATAAAGAGAATTGCATTGTTGCAACCGGGAATTTTGAAGGATGGATTGATAAGCTAGCAGAGAAAATAGGATGCGCCTTTTTTTCCTCGGAAGGATTTGTAAATAAAAACAATCATGTTTCTTTAACAAAAATTCTAAAAAAAGAAGATGTCGTGTCATATTTTCAGTCGATAGGGGAATTTGTTATTTATATTGGGGATGGAAACAATGACTCTGAAGCAATGAGGCGTGCTAATATTTCTATAGCTTGCGGTACTGTTCATTATCCAGCAAATTCTGTTCTAGCATCTGCTGACTTTGCTGTATTTGATAGCAATGCCTTAGTTAGACTACTCAATCAGATAATAACTGATATGCCTGGATACTCAGTTGTTATTAGTTGTGCAGGTGTAGGATCTAGACTTGGGCTAGGGCAAACAAAGTCGTTAATTCGTTTTTACGGAAAGCCATTAATACATTATCAGTTGGAATATTTCATTGAAGTCAATGATTTAAGAATCGTTGTTGGTTATCAGGCTAAAGATATGATTGAATCTGTGCTCTTAAAGAGAAAAGATGTTATTTTTGTTTTTAATCATGATTATTTTCATACGAACACCGGGACAAGTCTTTATCTTGGTTCAAGATATGCAAATGAATATGTTATTGCCTGGGATGGTGATTTATTAGTTCATCCTGATGATATAAGAAAATGCCTTGCAAAAAAATCAGAGTATATAGGGTGCTGTGTTCCAACAACAGAAGATGCTGTTTATGTAAGAACTAACGAGAAAAATTTGGTAACTGCTTTTTCTAGAGAATCAGGCGATTTTGAATGGTCTGGCCCTGCCTGCATAAAAAGAAATAGTATAAGATATATATCTGGCTATGTATACTCGATTATTGAACAGATATTACCTATCCCTATTCTTAAAATAACTGCTCAGGATATTGATACCTATGGAGACTACGAAAATGCTCTAAAATTTATCAGAGATTATTATTTAGGTAACAATGCTATAGATTGCTATTATAATGCTCTTGCTGAAAAAATTTCTTCTCCGCTTGAAACTAGAAATCAAGCTAGAGATTCAAGCTATTATGATATCTCTCTTGTTAAGAGGTTTTCAGGTGATAAATTATCTCTTCTGGATCTTGGGGCAGGAACAGGGCTTTTAGTAAATAAATTGATTGATAGTTTCAGATCAATTACCGTATTAGAAAAGCAAAAGAAATTCAGTCATTTTATAATAAATTCAGAAAAAATTACCATAATAAATGGTGACTTGCTAGAATTTTCTTTCCTTGAGAAATATGATATTGTAACAATGTTTGGATTGATGAATTACTTTAACTCTAGCGAGAGTGAATATATTTATCGAAAAATATTTAATGATGCTCTGAAAAAAGGGGGGAAATTGATCGTTAAACATCAAATGGGAATAGAAGAGGATGTTGTTGTAAATGGTTATTCTGAGGAGCTGCGGACAGATTACTACTCTGAGTACCGATCATTGAACAACGAGATAAAGTTAATTGAGCAAGCAGGACTGACTGTGATAGATACCGTAGATATTTATCCACCTGATTACAATAGGTGGCCAACCACGCATTTTTACGCTTTAATTTGTGAAGCTGCATGA
- a CDS encoding glycosyltransferase produces the protein MIKTPLVSMVIPSFNHGAYIQTCIESVICQDYRNIELIIIDDGSTDDSIDRIREKITACMNRFTRFEFRSRNNKGVAETINEAIDWATGSYFAAIASDDLLHPNKTSILLRNIDNEQSDVVGIFSSCELINQNGAVVGNRSFATNYLTFNEIITCKYSIPASSQLLRLEKVREVGGYPAQLGIEDWYMWLALTNKGYKLKIISDFLVQYRHHDDNTSKNPSIMFEARKIILSSYKNHPLYLYAMALVQVSAAIDYSAFAKKKSFRHLIHAVKSDWNVLLTNQFLVAVLMFFLPAFSIKRLVEIWRRISLL, from the coding sequence ATGATAAAAACACCGCTTGTCAGTATGGTGATTCCATCTTTTAATCATGGCGCTTATATACAGACATGTATTGAATCTGTTATATGCCAGGATTATAGAAATATTGAGTTAATTATTATTGATGATGGTTCTACAGATGATTCTATCGACCGGATAAGAGAAAAAATAACAGCATGCATGAACCGATTTACAAGGTTTGAATTTCGTAGCAGAAACAATAAGGGCGTGGCTGAAACTATTAACGAAGCAATTGACTGGGCAACAGGGAGTTATTTTGCTGCAATAGCTTCAGATGACCTGCTCCATCCTAATAAAACATCAATTCTTCTGCGAAATATTGATAATGAGCAATCAGATGTTGTCGGTATATTTAGCAGTTGTGAGTTGATTAATCAAAATGGGGCTGTCGTCGGAAATCGCAGCTTTGCAACAAATTATCTGACATTTAATGAAATTATAACTTGTAAATATAGTATTCCCGCATCAAGCCAGCTATTGCGTCTGGAAAAAGTGAGAGAGGTTGGTGGTTACCCCGCTCAACTAGGTATCGAAGACTGGTATATGTGGTTAGCTCTGACCAATAAGGGGTATAAATTAAAAATAATTTCTGATTTTTTAGTGCAATACCGACATCATGACGATAATACGTCGAAGAATCCTTCAATAATGTTTGAAGCAAGAAAAATTATATTGTCTTCCTATAAGAACCATCCTCTTTACTTATATGCTATGGCTCTGGTGCAGGTTTCGGCTGCAATTGATTATTCTGCCTTTGCAAAAAAAAAATCTTTTAGGCATCTTATTCATGCTGTTAAGTCGGATTGGAACGTGTTATTAACAAATCAATTTTTAGTAGCCGTTCTTATGTTTTTTTTACCAGCCTTCTCTATAAAACGTTTAGTAGAAATCTGGAGACGTATCAGTTTGCTTTGA
- a CDS encoding metallophosphoesterase, which translates to MVKDTDLSRSGKRFGTATVLALFLLLPVSRLLLKFFSFHQLFPLLWLAYLWLGILMLFFFFFLFADILKNLFKATRCITSKKQTLPDPERRRFLARSLAASASVLVFGTSAFAIKKCIDPPTVNTFPIKLTGFPPGLKGFSLVQISDIHIGAMSMRAELEEIVAIVNELQPDLVAITGDLMDGTVEELAGELSPLAKLKAPHGVFFVTGNHEYYSGVEKWLPEIERLGITVLNNSRIEIRQGSDAFVLAGVTDDQAGKFGKEHAPDFNKALGGISKTSAVVLLAHQPRAVEEASQYGVDLVLSGHMHDGQIWPFMYLTPIQQPYLKGFYRHDKTLLYVSQGTGYWGPPMRLGTSKEITKFILS; encoded by the coding sequence ATGGTAAAAGATACCGACCTCAGTCGCTCAGGCAAACGCTTTGGCACGGCTACGGTTCTTGCCCTTTTTCTTCTCCTGCCAGTGTCCCGTCTCCTGTTAAAATTTTTTTCCTTTCATCAGCTCTTTCCCCTGCTCTGGTTGGCCTATCTCTGGCTTGGGATACTGATGCTCTTTTTCTTCTTTTTTCTGTTCGCAGATATCCTAAAAAATCTTTTCAAGGCTACACGTTGTATCACATCAAAAAAGCAAACTCTTCCTGATCCAGAACGAAGGCGCTTTCTGGCCCGATCTCTTGCCGCATCTGCCTCTGTTCTGGTGTTTGGGACCTCGGCCTTTGCCATAAAAAAATGTATAGATCCTCCTACAGTCAATACATTCCCCATCAAACTTACAGGATTTCCTCCTGGACTTAAGGGGTTTTCTCTTGTGCAGATATCTGATATTCATATCGGCGCAATGTCCATGCGTGCTGAGCTGGAGGAAATCGTGGCGATTGTCAATGAGCTCCAGCCAGATCTTGTCGCTATAACAGGTGATTTAATGGATGGCACAGTAGAAGAGCTTGCAGGTGAGCTCTCGCCTCTCGCCAAGCTGAAAGCTCCGCATGGTGTATTTTTTGTGACTGGAAACCACGAATACTACAGCGGCGTGGAGAAGTGGCTTCCCGAGATAGAGCGACTTGGCATCACTGTCCTCAACAACAGCAGAATAGAAATCCGCCAAGGGAGTGATGCGTTCGTCTTAGCTGGGGTAACTGATGATCAGGCAGGGAAATTCGGTAAAGAACACGCTCCAGATTTCAACAAAGCCTTAGGTGGTATCAGCAAAACGAGTGCTGTGGTTCTTCTGGCCCATCAACCGAGAGCTGTTGAAGAAGCTTCCCAATATGGGGTGGATCTGGTTCTTTCTGGCCATATGCATGATGGGCAAATCTGGCCTTTTATGTACCTTACCCCGATACAACAGCCTTACCTCAAGGGGTTTTACCGACATGACAAGACGCTTCTTTACGTCAGCCAAGGCACAGGCTACTGGGGACCGCCCATGCGGCTTGGGACCTCTAAGGAAATCACCAAGTTTATTCTGAGTTGA